One Paroedura picta isolate Pp20150507F chromosome 16, Ppicta_v3.0, whole genome shotgun sequence genomic region harbors:
- the LOC143825146 gene encoding vomeronasal type-2 receptor 26-like, whose amino-acid sequence MGPQIFYVSRICIKGIVCMYSIQENQHLFLVMHAIQIIFCVLTKNYQNILALVFAVQEINRNHQILPNVTLGFSIYDSYFNAWWTYRGTLELLSTYNRFIPNYKCGIQNNLIAVIGGLYSTTSLDIAEILGLYKVPQFTYGSIPRKSDKAESVSIYKMVPNEAYEYAGILQLLLHFKWVWVGVLTADIEIGERFVQTLLTVFPLRGICFAFLERFKTLYFGNILDFINLLESTYSVVMESNANVVIVHEEHMIHLRWLLYLPTMGMVTKEPQGKVWILTAQMMLTSFIYQRSWDIEDIHGALSFTVHSNEVPGFKDFLWARNHFWTKEDGFVKDFWKEAFSCVFPTPFLSKESEKICTGAEKLESLSRLFFEMDMIGQSYNIYNAVYAVAHAFHAKQSWQHKHKASVDRRIFKVSDPQSWQLHYFLRGISFNNSAGDKIAFDRNRELMERFDIVNLLTFPNQSFQRVKVGQLDPHAAHDKMLTIHDQSIMWHSSFKEVRSVCTESCPPGYSKKRQEGEPFCCYNCVPCTSGKIARQKDMLECYKCPEDQYPNKDKDSCIPKVVSFLSYEDPLGITLVILALIFGWLTILILGIFMRYHNTPIVRANNHNLTYGLLLSLLLCFLCALLFIGQPGRVTCLIRQTAFGIIFSIAVSCVLAKTVTVVLAFMSTKPGSRMKKLVGKAFANYMVISCSLIQAGLCAIWLGFSPPFPEADMHSMTEQIILECNEGSRTMFYCVLGYMGFLACVSFMVAFLARKLPDSFNEAKFITFSMLVFCIVWLSFVPTYLSTKGKYMAAVEVFSILASTAGLLGCIFSPKCYIIVFRPELNKREQLVRRKN is encoded by the exons atggggCCTCAGATTTTCTATGTAAGCCGAATCTGTATTAAgg gtattgtatgtatgtattctaTACAGGAGAATCAGCATCTTTTCCTGGTGATGCATGCTATCCAAATTATCTTTTG TGTACTGACTAAAAACTACCAGAATATTTTGGCTTTGGTGTTTGCTGTGCAGGAGATCAATAGAAATCACCAGATCCTACCCAACGTCACTTTGGGCTTCAGCATATATGACAGCTACTTTAACGCATGGTGGACCTACCGTGGCACACTGGAACTTCTTTCAACCTACAACCGATTCATCCCCAACTACAAGTGTGGGATCCAGAATAACCTGATAGCAGTCATTGGGGGTCTTTACTCTACCACCTCCCTCGACATAGCAGAGATTTTGGGCCTCTACAAAGTTCCACAG TTCACTTATGGCTCCATTCCAAGGAAGAGTGATAAAGCAGAATCCGTGTCCATCTACAAAATGGTCCCCAATGAAGCCTATGAGTATGCAGGgattctccagctgctgctgcatttcAAATGGGTGTGGGTTGGAGTCCTTACAGCAGATATTGAAATTGGAGAAAGGTTTGTGCAGACACTACTGACAGTTTTCCCTCTCAGAGGTATCTGCTTTGCCTTCTTAGAAAGATTCAAGACACTCTACTTTGGTAACATTCTTGACTTCATCAATTTGTTGGAGTCAACATACAGTGTGGTCATGGAAAGCAATGCGAATGTCGTCATTGTTCATGAGGAACATATGATCCATTTAAGGTGGCTCTTATATTTACCCACAATGGGAATGGTGACCAAGGAGCCTCAAGGTAAAGTGTGGATTTTGACAGCTCAAATGATGTTGACATCATTTATTTATCAAAGGAGTTGGGACATAGAAGATATCCATGGAGCTCTGTCCTTCACCGTTCATTCCAATGAAGTACCAGGATTCAAGGATTTTCTTTGGGCCAGAAATCACTTTTGGACAAAAGAAGATGGTTTTGTCAAAGATTTCTGGAAAGAGGCCTTCAGTTGTGTATTTCCAACTCCATTTTTGAGTAAGGAAAGTGAAAAAATCTGCACCGGAGCAGAGAAGCTGGAGAGTCTTTCAAGGTTATTCTTTGAAATGGACATGATTGGCCAGAGCTACAAcatctacaatgctgtctatgctgtggcgCATGCTTTCCATGCCAAGCAATCATGGCAGCACAAACACAAAGCCAGTGTTGATCGAAGGATATTCAAAGTCAGCGATCCACAGTCTTGGCAG cTGCACTACTTCCTAAGGGGTATCTCTTTTAACAACAGTGCTGGAGACAAGATTGCCTTTGATCGGAACAGGGAACTGATGGAGAGATTTGACATTGTCAACTTGCTCACTTTCCCCAACCAATCATTCCAAAGAGTGAAAGTAGGACAACTGGATCCTCATGCTGCCCACGACAAAATGCTCACCATCCATGACCAGTCCATCATGTGGCACAGCAGTTTTAAAGAGGTAAGATCTG tttgtacGGAGAGCTGCCCACCAGGTTACAGTAAGAAAAGGCAGGAAGGGGAGCCATTTTGTTGTTACAATTGTGTTCCATGTACAAGTGGAAAGATTGCAAGGCAGAAAG ACATGCTTGAGTGCTACAAATGCCCAGAAGATCAATATCCAAACAAGGACAAAGATTCATGTATTCCAAAGGTTGTCAGCTTCTTATCTTATGAAGATCCGCTGGGGATCACTTTAGTTATTTTGGCACTTATATTTGGTTGGCTCACCATTTTGATACTGGGAATCTTCATGAGGTACCACAACACACCCATCGTCAGAGCCAACAACCACAACCTCACCTAtggccttcttctctccctcttgctctgcTTCCTTTGTGCCTTGCTATTTATTGGGCAGCCTGGGAGGGTGACTTGCCTCATAAGACAAACTgcttttggcatcatcttctccATCGCTGTATCTTGTGTGCTGGCAAAGACTGTCACGGTGGTTCTGGCTTTTATGAGCACCAAGCCAGGATCCAGGATGAAGAAATTAGTGGGGAAAGCCTTTGCCAATTATATGGTTATTTCCTGCTCACTTATCCAAGCAGGTCTTTGTGCTATATGGTTGGgattttctccccccttcccagaagcGGACATGCATTCGATGACTGAACAAATCATCTTGGAATGTAATGAAGGATCACGTACCATGTTTTATTGTGtcttgggctacatgggcttctTGGCCTGTGTCAGTTTCATGGTGGCTTTCcttgccaggaagttacctgacagtttcaatgaagcaaAGTTTATCACATTCAGCATGTTGGTGTTTTGCATAGTTTGGTTATCCTTTgttccaacctacctgagcaccaaagggaaatacaTGGCAGCTGTAGAGGTCTTCTCTATCTTGGCTTCCACTGCAGGGTTGCTGGGTTGCATCTTTTCCCCTAAATGTTACATCATTGTGTTTAGACCTGAATTGAACAAGAGGGAACAGCTAGTGAGAAGAAAGAATTGA
- the LOC143825148 gene encoding vomeronasal type-2 receptor 26-like, translated as MHIVLIGNLTLRAFLHIEKIALRHSNTYVEIIPLCTFCHPPSFISIRAPQLPYIFIIVLTKNYQHILALVFAVQEINRNHQILPNVTLGFSIYDNYFDAWWTYRGTLELLSTYNRFIPNYKCGIQNNLIAVIGGLYSTTSLHLAGILGLYKVPQFTYGSIPRKSDKAESMSIYKMVPDEAYEYAGILQLLLHFGWVWVGVLTADNDIGERFVQTLLAVFPLRGICFAFLERLKTFYLGNVFDFINLLVSTYSVVMESNANVVIVHEEHVMDLRWLLYLPTMGMVTKEPQGKVWILTAQMVLTSLSYQRSWDIQDIHGALSFSIHSSEVPGFQDFLQARKHFWTKEDGFVKDFWKEAFSCVFPTLFLSKESEKICTGAEKLESLSRLFFEMDMIGQSYNIYNAVYAVAHALHAKQSWQHKHKASVDQRIFKVNDPHSWQLHYFLRGVSFNNSAGDKISFDQNRELMEGFDIVNLLTFPNQSFHRVKVGQLDPHAAQGNMLTIHDQSIMWHISFKEKFPSSLCTESCPPGYSKKRQEGEPFCCYDCVPCTSGKIARQKDMLECYKCPEDQYPNKDKDSCIPKEISFLSYEDPLGITLVILALIFCWLTVLILGIFMRYHNTPIVRANNHNLTYGLLLSLLLCFLCALLFIGQPGRVTCLIRQTAFGIIFSIAVSCVLAKTVTVVLAFMSTKPGSRMKKLVGKAFANYMVISCSLIQVAICGFWLGVSPPIPEADVHSMTEEIILQCNEGSSTMFYSVLGYMGFLACVSFMVAFLARKLPDSFNEAKFITFSMLVFCMVWLSFVPTYLSTKGKYMAAVEVFSILASTAGLLGCIFAPKCYIIVFRSELNKREQLLKVIQKHTDFLALQPAPIFCSLRILQHLHGDHSTLHPLLSSLLHQRTSSSIAFLVHHGNINLPHNYCPISLLSVISNLYAKYLANILSKWIHDNNILRPEQIGFRKGSTTLDLCAILSTLIEKYLNPKRAKLFTAFIDLKSAFDSIPREKLWQKLADLNIEDHLLLLLKQLHCNNFGQVKYSKEGNLTDKIPINMGVKQGCILVPHSFNLFLSYLPVLFGRTNSHLPLVDNRSTPLLLYADDRIILSRTRIGLTR; from the exons ATGCATATTGTCCTCATAGGAAACTTAACAttaagggcctttctgcacattgaaaaaatagcattac gacactccaACACCTATGTGGAGATCATTCCACTCTGCACGTTCTGCCATCCGCCCTCCTTCATCAGCATACGAGCTCCACAATTGCCTTACATTTTCATCAT TGTACTGACTAAAAACTACCAGCATATTTTGGCTTTGGTGTTTGCTGTGCAGGAGATCAATAGAAATCACCAGATCCTACCCAACGTCACTTTGGGCTTCAGCATATATGACAACTACTTTGACGCATGGTGGACCTACCGTGGCACACTGGAACTTCTTTCAACCTACAACCGATTCATCCCCAACTACAAGTGTGGGATCCAGAATAATCTGATAGCAGTCATTGGGGGTCTTTACTCTACCACCTCCCTCCACCTAGCAGGGATTTTGGGCCTCTACAAAGTTCCACAG TTCACTTACGGCTCCATTCCAAGGAAGAGTGATAAAGCAGAATCCATGTCCATCTACAAAATGGTCCCTGATGAAGCCTATGAGTATGCTGGgattctccagctgctgctgcatttcGGATGGGTGTGGGTTGGAGTCCTTACAGCAGATAATGACATTGGAGAAAGGTTTGTGCAGACACTACTAGCAGTTTTCCCTCTCAGAGGCATCTGCTTTGCCTTCTTAGAAAGACTCAAGACATTCTACCTTGGCAACGTTTTTGACTTCATCAATTTGTTGGTGTCAACATACAGTGTGGTCATGGAAAGCAATGCAAATGTCGTCATTGTTCATGAGGAACATGTGATGGATTTGAGATGGTTGTTATATTTACCAACAATGGGAATGGTGACCAAGGAGCCTCAAGGTAAAGTGTGGATTTTGACAGCTCAAATGGTGTTGACATCCTTGAGTTATCAAAGGAGTTGGGACATACAAGATATCCACGGAGCTCTGTCCTTCAGCATTCATTCAAGTGAAGTACCAGGATTCCAggatttccttcaggccagaaaGCACTTCTGGACAAAAGAAGATGGTTTTGTCAAAGATTTCTGGAAAGAGGCCTTCAGTTGTGTATTTCCAACTCTATTTTTGAGTAAGGAAAGTGAAAAAATCTGCACCGGAGCAGAGAAGCTGGAGAGCCTTTCAAGGTTATTCTTTGAAATGGACATGATTGGCCAGAGCTACAAcatctacaatgctgtctatgctgtggcgCATGCATTGCATGCCAAGCAATCATGGCAGCACAAACACAAAGCCAGTGTTGATCAAAGGATATTCAAAGTTAATGATCCACACTCTTGGCAG cTGCACTACTTCCTAAGGGGTGTCTCTTTTAACAACAGTGCTGGAGACAAGATTTCCTTCGATCAGAACAGGGAACTGATGGAGGGATTTGACATCGTAAACTTGCTCACTTTCCCCAACCAATCATTCCACAGAGTGAAAGTAGGACAACTGGATCCTCATGCTGCCCAAGGCAACATGCTCACCATCCATGACCAGTCCATCATGTGGCACATCAGTTTTAAAGAG aaatttccttcttctctttgtacGGAGAGCTGCCCACCGGGTTATAGTAAGAAAAGGCAGGAAGGGGAGCCATTTTGTTGTTACGATTGTGTTCCATGTACAAGTGGAAAGATTGCAAGGCAGAAAG ACATGCTTGAGTGCTACAAATGCCCAGAAGATCAATATCCAAACAAGGACAAAGATTCATGTATTCCAAAGGAGATCAGCTTCTTATCTTATGAAGATCCGCTGGGGATCACTTTAGTTATTTTGGCACTTATATTTTGTTGGCTCACCGTTTTGATACTGGGAATCTTCATGAGGTACCACAACACACCCATCGTCAGAGCCAACAACCACAACCTCACCTAtggccttcttctctccctcttgctctgcTTCCTTTGTGCCTTGCTATTTATTGGGCAGCCTGGGAGGGTGACTTGCCTCATAAGACAAACTgcttttggcatcatcttctccATCGCTGTATCTTGTGTGCTGGCAAAGACTGTCACGGTGGTTCTGGCTTTTATGAGCACCAAGCCAGGATCCAGGATGAAGAAATTAGTGGGGAAAGCCTTTGCCAATTATATGGTTATTTCCTGCTCACTTATCCAAGTAGCCATTTGTGGATTTTGGTTGGGAGTTTCTCCCCCAATCCCAGAAGCTGATGTGCATTCAATGACTGAAGAAATCATCTTGCAATGTAACGAGGGATCTTCTACCATGTTTTACTCTGTTTTGGGGTATATGGGTTTCCTGGCCTGTGTCAGTTTCATGGTGGCTTTCCTTGCCAGGAAGTTACccgacagtttcaatgaagccaagtttatCACATTCAGCATGTTGGTGTTTTGCATGGTTTGGTTATCCTTTGTTCCAACATACCTGAGCACCAAGGGCAAATACATGGCAGCTGTAGAGGTCTTCTCTATCTTGGCTTCCACTGCTGGGTTGCTAGGGTGCATCTTTGCCCCTAAATGTTAcatcattgtgtttagatctGAGTTGAACAAGAGGGAACAGCTA ctgaaagtaattcaaaagcatacagatttccTTGCATTGCAACCTGCACCTATTTTCTGCTCTTTAAGGATACTCCAACATCTACATGGAGATCATTCTACTCTGCACCCTCTGCTATCCTCTCTCCTTCATCAGCGTACAAGCTCCTCTATTGCCTTTCTTGTTCATCAT ggtaacATCAATCTGCCACATAACTACTGCCCTATTAGTCTACTGTCTGTTATAAGCAACCTGTATGCAAAATATCTAGCCAACATTCTTTCTAAATGGATCCATGACAATAACATATTAAGGCCAGAACAAATAGGATTTAGGAAAGGCAGTACCACACTTGACCTCTGTGCTATCTTATCCACTTTAATTGAGAAATACTTAAATCCTAAGAGAGCGAAATTATTTACAGCATTTATTGATCTTAAGTCTGCCTTTGATTCGATCCCGAGAGAAAAACTGTGGCAGAAATTGGCAGATTTAAACATTGAGGACCACCTATTACTTTTATTAAAACAACTACATTGTAATAATTTTGGCCAAGTAAAGTACTCAAAAGAGGGGAATCTAActgataaaatacccattaatatGGGAGTGAAGCAGGGATGCATTCTTGTTCCTCATTCATTTAATCTTTTTCTTAGCTATCTCCCTGTTCTCTTTGGGAGAACCAACAGTCACCTCCCTTTGGTAGATAATAGATCTACACCTCTGTTACTGTATGCGGATGATAGAATCATCCTTTCAAGAACCCGAATAGGCCTAACAAGATAA
- the LOC143825147 gene encoding vomeronasal type-2 receptor 26-like gives MNFSYNNKWTYHIEKTVKSSKGQLALLAKFFHQKGLDLSSLVNYDESTVLKLITKRLEDHNMHINPQDLYFQSGDLIIGGITSQFILPPAEKDFSQHPRQSQIGENLVLTKNYQHILALVFAVEEINKNHQILPNVTLGFNLYDSYFDAWWTYRGTLELLSTYNRFIPNYKCLIQNNLIAVIGGLYSTTSLYVAGILGLYKVPQFTYGSIPRKNDKAESMYIYKMVPNEAYEYAGILQLLLHFRWVWVGVLTADGDIGERFVQILLAVFPLSGICFAFIERLKTVYLVNFFDSVNLLVSTYSVVMESKANVIIVHEEHVMHLRWLLYLPTMEMVTMAPQGKVWIMTAQMVLTSLSYQRNWDIQDIHGALSFSVHSNEVPGFLDFLQARKHFWTKEDGFVKDFWKDAFSCVFPPSFVSKNSERTCTGAENLESLSRLFFEVDMTGQSYNIYNAVYAVAHALHAKQSCQHSHKARVDRRILKVNNPQSWQLHYFLKDLSFNNSAGDKIAFDQNRELMEGFDIINLLTFPNQSFHRVKVGQLDPHASHDNMLTIHDQSIMWHSSFKEKLPTSLCTESCQPGYSKKRQEGEPFCCYNCVPCTSGKIARQKDMLECFKCPEDQYPNKLKDSCIPKKVSFLSYEDPLGMSLAISALSFSWLTIVILGIFMRYHNTPIIRANNHNLTYGLLLSLLLCFLCALLFIGQPVKMTCLIRQIAFGIIFSIAVSCVLAKTVTVVLAFMSTKPGSRMKKLVGKFFAIYIVLSCSLIQVGICGVWLGISPPFSEADVHSMTEEIILQCNEGSPTMFYSVLGYMGFLACVSFMVAFLARKLPDSFNEAKFITFSMLVFCTVWLSFVPTYLSTKGKYMVAVEIFSILASTAGLLGCIFAPKCYIIVFRPELNNREQLIRSRVAIQAPVFG, from the exons ATGAATTTTAGCTATAACAACAAGTGGACCTACCATATAGAGAAGACTGTCAAATCCTCTAAGGGGCAACTGGCTTTACTGGCAAAATTTTTCCACCAGAAGG GATTAGATTTATCTAGTCTAGTTAATTATGATGAAAGCACAGTCCTGAAGCTGATTACTAAAAGACTAGAAGACCATAATATGCacatcaacccacaggatct GTATTTTCAATCTGGGGACCTCATCATAGGAGGAATTACTTCTCAATTCATACTGCCTCCTGCTGAGAAGGACTTCAGTCAGCACCCTCGTCAGTCACAGATTGGTGAGAACCT TGTACTGACTAAAAACTACCAGCATATTTTGGCTTTGGTATTTGCTGTGGAAGAGATCAATAAAAATCACCAGATCTTACCCAATGTCACTTTGGGCTTCAACTTGTATGACAGTTATTTTGACGCATGGTGGACCTATCGTGGCACACTGGAACTTCTTTCAACCTACAACCGATTCATCCCCAACTACAAGTGTCTGATCCAGAATAACCTAATAGCAGTCATTGGGGGTCTTTACTCTACAACCTCCCTCTACGTAGCAGGGATTTTGGGCCTCTACAAAGTTCCACAG TTCACTTATGGCTCCATTCCAAGGAAGAATGATAAAGCAGAATCCATGTACATCTACAAAATGGTCCCCAATGAAGCCTATGAGTATGCAGGgattctccagctgctgctgcatttcAGATGGGTGTGGGTTGGAGTCCTTACAGCAGATGGTGACATTGGAGAAAGGTTTGTGCAGATACTACTGGCAGTTTTCCCTCTCAGCGGCATctgctttgccttcatagaaAGACTCAAGACAGTTTATCTTGTTAACTTTTTTGACTCGGTCAATTTGTTGGTGTCAACATACAGTGTTGTCATGGAAAGCAAAGCAAATGTCATTATTGTTCATGAAGAACATGTGATGCATTTGAGATGGTTATTATATTTACCAACAATGGAAATGGTGACAATGGCCCCTCAAGGTAAAGTATGGATTATGACAGCTCAAATGGTGTTGACATCCTTGAGTTATCAAAGGAATTGGGACATACAAGATATCCACGGAGCTCTGTCCTTCAGTGTTCATTCAAATGAAGTACCAGGATTCCTGGATTTCCTTCAGGCTAGAAAGCACTTCTGGACAAAAGAAGATGGTTTTGTCAAAGATTTCTGGAAAGATGCCTTCAGCTGTGTGTTTCCACCTTCATTTGTTAGCAAGAATAGTGAGAGAACCTGCACTGGAGCAGAGAACCTGGAGAGCCTTTCAAGGTTATTCTTTGAAGTGGACATGACTGGCCAGAGCTACAACATCTACAATGCAGTCTATGCTGTTGCCCatgctttgcatgccaagcaaTCATGTCAGCATAGCCACAAAGCCAGAGTTGATCGAAGGATATTGAAAGTTAACAATCCACAGTCATGGCAG CTGCACTACTTTCTTAAAGATCTCTCTTTTAACAACAGTGCTGGAGACAAGATTGCCTTTGATCAGAACAGGGAGTTGATGGAGGGATTTGACATCATAAACTTGCTCACTTTCCCCAACCAATCATTCCACAGAGTGAAAGTAGGACAACTGGATCCCCATGCTTCCCACGACAACATGCTCACAATCCATGACCAGTCCATCATGTGGCACAGCAGTTTTAAAGAG AAATTGCCTACTTCTCTCTGTACGGAGAGCTGCCAGCCAGGTTACAGTAAGAAAAGGCAGGAAGGGGAGCCATTTTGTTGTTACAATTGTGTTCCATGTACAAGTGGAAAGATTGCAAGGCAGAAAG ACATGCTTGAATGCTTCAAATGCCCAGAAGATCAATATCCAAACAAACTCAAGGACTCATGTATTCCGAAGAAGGTCAGCTTCTTGTCTTATGAAGACCCCCTGGGGATGAGTTTAGCTATCTCGGCACTTTCATTTTCTTGGCTCACCATTGTGATACTGGGAATCTTCATGAGGTATCACAACACGCCAATCATTAGAGCCAACAATCACAACCTCACCTAtggccttcttctctccctcttgctctgcTTCCTTTGTGCCTTGCTATTTATTGGGCAACCTGTGAAGATGACATGCCTCATAAGACAAATTgcttttggcatcatcttctccATCGCTGTATCTTGTGTGCTGGCAAAGACTGTCACGGTGGTTCTGGCTTTTATGAGCACCAAGCCAGGTTCCAGAATGAAGAAACTGGTGGGGAAGTTCTTCGCAATTTATATTGTTCTTTCCTGCTCTCTTATCCAAGTGGGTATTTGTGGAGTTTGGTTGGgaatctctcctccattttcggAAGCGGACGTGCATTCAATGACTGAAGAAATCATCTTGCAATGTAATGAGGGATCTCCTACCATGTTTTACTCTGTTTTGGGCTATATGGGTTTCCTGGCCTGTGTCAGTTTCATGGTggctttcctggccaggaagttacccgacagtttcaatgaagccaagttcatcactttcagcatgttggTGTTTTGCACGGTTTGGTTATCCTTTgttccaacctacctgagcaccaaggggaaatacatggtggctgtggagatcttctctatcttggcTTCTACTGCTGGGTTGCTGGGTTGCATCTTTGCCCCTAAATGTTACATCATTGTGTTTAGACCTGAGTTAAACAACAGGGAACAGCTAATCAGAAGTAGAGTGGCAATACAAGCACCTGTGTTTGGGTGA